Proteins co-encoded in one Flavobacterium fluviale genomic window:
- a CDS encoding SDR family oxidoreductase — protein sequence MTAIEKKLSGKIVVITGASSGIGKAIALKLAEHGAKVVLGARTQEKLALLAEQIKKTGGEAEYRVTDVKKKEDLHALIQRALSMYDRIDVLINNAGISELSRIDDLDIEGWEEMIDVNIKGVLYGMAAAIPAFKQQKSGHIINIISTSGIKIVPMQGVYAGTKNAVRTISEAFRQESNGEIRITGISPGVVKTDFVNNIKNDSMKFLIKENMEKMAISPNAIANAVLYAIEQPSDVEIGDIVIRPAVQN from the coding sequence ATGACTGCGATTGAAAAAAAACTAAGTGGGAAAATTGTTGTAATTACTGGAGCAAGTAGCGGAATTGGAAAAGCAATTGCACTAAAACTTGCCGAACACGGCGCTAAGGTTGTACTGGGTGCCCGCACACAAGAAAAACTTGCCCTGCTGGCTGAACAAATAAAAAAAACAGGCGGAGAGGCAGAGTATCGGGTTACCGATGTTAAGAAAAAAGAAGACTTGCATGCTCTAATTCAGAGAGCACTTAGCATGTACGATAGAATTGATGTGCTTATAAATAATGCCGGCATTAGCGAACTAAGCAGAATTGATGATTTGGATATTGAGGGCTGGGAAGAAATGATTGATGTGAATATTAAAGGGGTGCTTTATGGAATGGCCGCTGCAATTCCTGCTTTTAAACAGCAAAAATCCGGACACATTATCAATATCATTTCAACTTCTGGAATAAAAATTGTACCAATGCAAGGTGTTTATGCCGGCACAAAAAATGCAGTACGCACCATATCCGAAGCATTTAGACAAGAGTCGAACGGCGAAATACGCATTACAGGAATCTCTCCGGGAGTGGTTAAAACTGATTTTGTAAATAACATTAAGAATGACTCGATGAAATTTCTAATTAAAGAAAATATGGAAAAAATGGCTATTAGTCCAAATGCAATTGCAAATGCAGTATTGTATGCCATCGAACAGCCTTCAGACGTTGAGATAGGCGACATTGTCATTCGTCCTGCTGTACAGAATTAA
- a CDS encoding DUF4369 domain-containing protein produces MKKILFVLTASAAIISCSKVKDGEYLITGTATGIENGKTIILQGADPATRMPVSLDTVKVENGKFEIKGKVTEPAFHTLILQGANGPIPLILETGEIKVTIDKDSIQKSKVSGTYNNDEYVSFIEDITKTQKSLIDFQKKNNQKMQQAQQAQDTAVINSLMKQYMEIQKEVGENSKKKYYTYAESHPKSYITVVLIQNLLNDPAADTKKLESLYNSLDESLKTTTPGKEIKTRFGQAKMPSVGATAAPVGSAK; encoded by the coding sequence ATGAAAAAAATACTTTTTGTACTTACAGCTTCTGCAGCTATCATTTCTTGCAGCAAAGTTAAAGATGGAGAATACCTAATTACGGGTACAGCTACAGGAATTGAAAACGGAAAAACTATTATTTTACAAGGTGCAGATCCTGCTACAAGAATGCCTGTTTCTCTTGATACAGTAAAAGTTGAAAACGGAAAATTTGAAATAAAAGGAAAAGTAACTGAACCAGCTTTCCATACTTTGATTTTACAAGGAGCAAATGGTCCTATTCCATTAATTCTTGAAACAGGAGAAATTAAAGTTACAATTGACAAAGACAGCATCCAAAAATCTAAAGTTTCTGGAACTTACAATAATGACGAGTATGTATCTTTCATTGAAGATATTACAAAAACTCAAAAAAGCTTAATTGATTTTCAGAAAAAGAATAATCAAAAAATGCAGCAAGCACAACAAGCTCAAGATACAGCAGTTATCAACAGTTTGATGAAACAATACATGGAAATCCAAAAAGAAGTTGGAGAAAACAGCAAAAAGAAATATTATACTTATGCTGAAAGCCATCCAAAATCTTACATTACAGTTGTACTTATTCAAAATTTATTGAATGATCCAGCAGCTGATACTAAAAAATTAGAAAGCCTTTACAACTCTTTAGATGAGTCTTTGAAAACAACTACTCCTGGAAAAGAAATTAAAACGAGATTTGGCCAAGCAAAAATGCCATCTGTTGGAGCTACAGCTGCACCAGTAGGCAGTGCTAAATGA
- a CDS encoding KTSC domain-containing protein, translating to MKKIVEYRKLLNVEKTAELKELKTIYRNAMKEAHPDKFQGDDAGLKAAEEKSKTIIEAYHFLVSIHPDTIKLNLPEYTETISTCTITDYKFVEGRLIIDFSNGSVYEYISVPKATYVKMVNADSPGRFAKRHILNSFTWRKKTNQE from the coding sequence ATGAAAAAAATAGTTGAATACCGCAAGTTACTAAACGTAGAAAAAACTGCAGAGTTAAAAGAGTTAAAAACAATTTATCGTAATGCAATGAAAGAAGCGCATCCTGATAAATTTCAAGGAGATGACGCTGGTCTAAAAGCTGCTGAAGAAAAAAGTAAAACTATCATCGAAGCTTACCACTTTTTAGTAAGCATTCACCCTGATACTATTAAACTTAATTTACCTGAGTACACAGAAACAATTTCAACTTGTACAATTACAGATTATAAATTTGTTGAAGGTCGTTTAATCATTGACTTTTCTAACGGAAGTGTATACGAATACATTAGTGTTCCTAAAGCAACTTACGTTAAGATGGTAAATGCTGATTCTCCTGGAAGATTTGCAAAAAGACATATCTTAAACTCTTTTACTTGGAGAAAGAAAACAAATCAAGAATAG